A region from the Primulina huaijiensis isolate GDHJ02 unplaced genomic scaffold, ASM1229523v2 scaffold21223, whole genome shotgun sequence genome encodes:
- the LOC140966994 gene encoding outer envelope protein 61-like, giving the protein MVKNAANVIGKMSPEELQRMFQLASSFQGDHAYTKTGSPFSPGSVPPDLSPELLSTTTDMMSKLSPEELQKMFDMVSSMKGNEGSPSSSSTAVHSYPGSVPPNVTPEMIKMATDMMSKMSPEEPKIFFEIASSLRGQDGPSSTADLSTTRENFNVNDNDVDESSSSQGLHSGSTPQLSFLGSTADLPEQMKSQMKDPAMRQMLTTMMKNMSPEMMANMSEQFGFKLSREDAERAQQAMSSLSPDTLDIIVRHDDLKNGLN; this is encoded by the exons ATGGTAAAGAATGCTGCTAATGTTATTGGCAAGATGTCTCCTGAAGAACTTCAAAGAATGTTCCAGTTAGCTTCGTCTTTCCAAGGAGATCATGCATATACCAAAACAGGTTCCCCCTTTAGCCCTGGATCAGTTCCACCAGACCTATCACCTGAATTGCTCAGTACAACAACTGACATGATGAGTAAATTGTCACCTGAAGAGCTTCAAAAAATGTTTGATATGGTGTCTTCTATGAAGGGCAATGAGGGGTcaccatcatcatcatcaacaGCTGTTCATAGTTATCCTGGGTCAGTTCCACCGAATGTGACACCTGAAATGATTAAGATGGCAACTGATATGATGAGCAAGATGTCACCTGAAGaacccaaaattttttttgagattgCGTCGTCTTTGAGAGGGCAAGATGGGCCATCATCAACAGCTGACCTTTCCACAACTCGAGAAAATTTCAATGTAAATGACAATGATGTGGATGAAAGTAGTTCCTCTCAAGGTTTGCATTCAGGAAGCACTCCTCAATTAAGCTTCTTAGGTTCCACTGCTGATCTGCCGGAACAAATGAAAAGCCAAATGAAAGATCCAGCTATGCGTCAG ATGCTCACAACGATGATGAAAAACATGAGCCCTGAAATGATGGCAAACATGAGTGAACAATTTGGATTTAAACTTTCACGTGAAGATGCAGAGAGAGCTCAACAAGCCATGTCATCTTTATCCCCAGATACATTGGATATTATCGTACGTCATGATGATCTTAAAAATGGATTAAATTAA